The following proteins come from a genomic window of Sardina pilchardus chromosome 1, fSarPil1.1, whole genome shotgun sequence:
- the LOC134070499 gene encoding polymeric immunoglobulin receptor-like: MVLVTQLTAVDSGTYLCVVENAPSQTPTDILLKVNTGPWQSTTMHRLLEESIDFICTFPESHKTRKKYVCHRQRKLTCFELNSVTPRMQIRTLSNGSVSVILDQLTAEDAGEYWCGVKAAIGESITLISRTQLIIGPETSSSTTVSPSPSPTPSVLPTAPGLTFLGTSIVVQAVLTAVALLLVSVFIVICRTQRTRERSHPSDGPSNITDTNNQISPPAHVYEEIKDTSKTCPIPNSVYVMAQLPTIPFADPTYLTAGSPSNPRR; the protein is encoded by the exons ATGGTGTTGGTCACACAGCTGACTGCTGTGGACAGTggaacatatttgtgtgtggtggagaacgCTCCTTCTCAGACACCTACTGACATACTATTGAAAGTTAACACAG GTCCATGGCAGTCTACTACAATGCATCGTCTTCTAGAGGAGAGCATTGACTTTATCTGCACTTTCCCTGAATCGCACAAAACGAGAAAGAAATACGTTTGCCACCGTCAGAGAAAATTAACTTGTTTTGAACTCAATTCTGTGACTCCGAGGATGCAGATTCGCACACTATCTAATGGCTCTGTGTCTGTGATCCTGGACCAGCTAACAGCAGAAGATGCTGGAGAGTACTGGTGTGGAGTAAAGGCAGCTATAGGTGAATCCATCACTCTGATCAGCCGGACCCAACTCATTATTG GTCCTGAGACATCTTCCTCAACAACAgtgtcaccatcaccatcaccaacaccatCGGTGCTGCCAACAGCACCTGGTTTGA CTTTCCTAGGTACGAGTATAGTTGTTCAGGCTGTTCTGACTGCTGTGGCTCTGCTGCTGGTGAGCGTATTCATCGTCATCTGCAGGACACAGAGGACAAGAG AGCGTTCCCACCCTTCCGACGGCCCATCAAACATCACTGATACAAACAACCAG ATTTCTCCCCCAGCCCACGTATATGAGGAGATTAAAGACACCAGTAAGACTTGTCCCATACCCAACTCTGTTTATGTGATGGCCCAATTACCCACAATCCCTTTCGCTGACCCCACCTATTTAACCGCTGGATCGCCCTCAAACCCAAGAAGGTGA